The genomic segment ACTTCTGGTGGGGCTCGGTCTTCCTGCTCGGCGTGCCGGTCATGGTGCTGCTGCTGGTCGCCGCTCCTTTCCTCCTGCCCGAATACCGTGATCCGGCCGGCGGACGACTCGATCTCCTCAGTGTGGTGCTGTCGCTGCTCTCCATCCTGCCCGTGGTCTATGGGCTCAAGGAAATGGCGCGCCTCGGCATCGAACCGGTCTCGCTCGGCGCTATCGCGGTGGGGCTGGGCTTTTCTTTGGCCTTCATCGCGCGCCAGCGCCGGCTAGCCGATCCGCTCTTCGATCTCGGCCTCTTCTCCAATCGCGCTTTTACCACGGCCGTGGGCGGCATGTTCGGCATCACCTCCACCGGCGCCATCATGCTCTATACCAGCCAGTACTTTCAGCTCGTCCTCGGCCTCTCCCCGCTCCATGCCGGCCTCTGGGGCCTGCCCGGTGTTCTCGCCATGACCGTGATGCTCATGGTGTCCCCGATCCTGGCGCAGCGCGTCCGTCCCGCTCCGCTGATCGCGACGAGCCTCGTCGTGGGCGCCCTGGGTGCCTTCCTCATCACCCGCGCCGATCTGGCGTCGGGTGTCTGGCCTGTGGTCGTCGGCTTCATGCTCTTCAACGGTGGCTGCGCTCCGATGGTGACGTTGGCCAACGGCATCGTCATGAGCTCGGTCCGTCCGGAAAAGGCCGGGTCGGCAGCGGGCCTTTCCGAGACCTGCGCCGAATTCGGTTTCGCCCTCGGCATCGCCATTCTGGGCAGCATCGGCACCGCCATCTATCGCAGCCAGATCGCCGCGACCGCCCCTGCCGGGCTGCCGCACGACCTTGCCGCAGCGATAGAAGACACCTTCGCCAACGCCTCGGTCGCGGCGAGCCAGCTCCCCGCCGATCTCGGCAACGCCCTCATGGGAGCGGCCAGCGCTGCCTTCGTCAGCGGCATGCATGTGGTGGCCACGATTTGCGCCATCACCCTCCTCGCCGTCGCCATGCTCGTCATGATGCGGTTGCGCCACCTGCCGCCCATCGGCGCCACGGCATCAGAGCCTGCCGGAGAAGGCAGCGCCGAGACGATCGCCGTCTGAGTAGTTAGTGGTGGCGCGGGCTTAGCCTCGCGCCATGCGCGCCTGGCCGTGCGCCTCGGGCAGGACCCGATGAGGCGGCTGGTGTCCGTCGATAAAGGCCCGGATGTTGACGATGACCGTTTCGCCCATCTCCACCCGCGCCTCGAGGGTCGCCGACGCCATATGGGCGGTCAGCACCACCTTGTTGGCCTCGGCCAGGGCCAGCAGGCGTGGATTGATACCCGAGCGGTATTCGAAGACGTCGAGTGCGGCCCCGCTCAGGTGCCCGTTCTCGATCTCGGCGACCAGTGCCTCCTCGTCGAGCAGTTCGGGCCGCGAGACATTGACCACCATCGCGTCCTGCTTCATGCGCGCCAGGCGCTCCGCGCCCAGGATCTGGTAGGTATCGCGGGTATAGGGGGTATGGAGCGAGACGATATCGACTTCGCTCACCATGGCGTCGAGGTCAGGCC from the Youhaiella tibetensis genome contains:
- a CDS encoding MFS transporter, with protein sequence MIAASTSTGPARAAAREWTGLAVLALPSLLVSIDVSVMVLALPHMSAALGADSAQQLWIMDIYSFMLAGFMITMGTLGDRIGRRRLLMFGGAGFGLASILAAFAPSAGTLIAARAVLGLAGATMSPSILALITNMFRDPAQRGFAISIWMVCFMAGMTVGPLVGGFMLEHFWWGSVFLLGVPVMVLLLVAAPFLLPEYRDPAGGRLDLLSVVLSLLSILPVVYGLKEMARLGIEPVSLGAIAVGLGFSLAFIARQRRLADPLFDLGLFSNRAFTTAVGGMFGITSTGAIMLYTSQYFQLVLGLSPLHAGLWGLPGVLAMTVMLMVSPILAQRVRPAPLIATSLVVGALGAFLITRADLASGVWPVVVGFMLFNGGCAPMVTLANGIVMSSVRPEKAGSAAGLSETCAEFGFALGIAILGSIGTAIYRSQIAATAPAGLPHDLAAAIEDTFANASVAASQLPADLGNALMGAASAAFVSGMHVVATICAITLLAVAMLVMMRLRHLPPIGATASEPAGEGSAETIAV